From Mobula hypostoma chromosome 8, sMobHyp1.1, whole genome shotgun sequence, the proteins below share one genomic window:
- the LOC134350034 gene encoding neuronal acetylcholine receptor subunit alpha-2-like yields the protein MKNTTVGGACLLLLSVSAAFPGRVCGQERTHSQTEERLFKHLFTGYNRWSRPVANSSDTVIVNFGLSIAQLIDVDEKNQMMTTNVWLKQEWFDYKLTWDPGEFDNVTSIRVPSEMIWIPDIVLYNNADGEFAVTHMTKAHLFAGGHVQWVPPAIYKSSCSIDVTFFPFDQQNCRMKFGSWTHDKSKIDLRFMDRKVDLKDYWESGEWAIVNAVGTYNSKKYDCCYEVYVDITYSFIIRRLPLFYTVNLIIPCLLISCLTVLVFYLPSGCGEKITLCISVLLSLTVFLLLITEIIPSTSLVIPLIGEYLLFTMIFVTLSIIITVFVLNVHHRSPSTHRMPRWVRRLFLDFVPRWLFMRRPTDPAETFVNRQGLLELELETRVSSLGLALCHAMPSVTPHSHLCQCHGWNYGPGEGPEVESRPLLSAGIIRALEGVNYIANHLRAEDADFSVKEDWKYVAMVIDRIFLWIFIIACLLGTIGLFLPPWLAGMI from the exons ATGAAGAACACAACGGTCGGAGGCGCctgcctcctcctcctctccgtcTCCGCCGCTTTCCCGGGACGCG tCTGTGGTCAGGAGAGGACGCACTCCCAGACCGAGGAGCGACTTTTCAAGCACCTCTTCACCGGCTACAACCGCTGGTCCAGGCCTGTGGCCAACAGCTCGGACACTGTCATCGTCAACTTCGGCCTCTCCATTGCCCAGCTCATTGACGTG GATGAGAAGAATCAGATGATGACCACCAACGTCTGGCTGAAGCAG GAATGGTTTGACTACAAACTCACATGGGATCCTGGGGAGTTCGATAATGTAACCTCAATCCGTGTCCCATCTGAGATGATCTGGATACCCGACATTGTTCTGTACAACAA TGCTGATGGTGAGTTCGCTGTGACACACATGACCAAGGCTCACCTCTTTGCGGGCGGCCATGTCCAATGGGTTCCGCCAGCCATCTACAAGAGCTCGTGCAGCATCGACGTCACCTTCTTCCCCTTCGACCAGCAGAACTGCAGGATGAAGTTTGGTTCATGGACCCATGACAAGTCCAAGATCGACCTTCGCTTCATGGACAGGAAAGTGGACCTGAAGGACTACTGGGAGAGTGGTGAATGGGCTATCGTCAATGCTGTGGGCACCTACAACAGCAAGAAATATGACTGCTGCTATGAAGTTTACGTTGACATCACATACTCCTTCATCATCAGGAGGCTGCCCCTCTTCTACACTGTCAACCTAATCATCCCCTGCCTCCTCATCTCCTGCCTAACCGTCCTGGTCTTCTACCTGCCTTCAGGCTGTGGGGAGAAGATcactctctgcatctctgtcctgctctctctcaccgtcttccTGCTGCTCATCACGGAGATCATCCCCTCCACCTCGCTTGTCATCCCCCTCATCGGCGAGTACCTCCTCTTCACCATGATCTTCGTCACCCTCTCAATCATCATCACTGTCTTCGTCCTCAACGTTCACCACCGCTCACCCAGCACCCACAGGATGCCCCGGTGGGTGCGCCGGCTGTTCCTGGACTTTGTTCCCCGCTGGCTCTTCATGCGGAGGCCAACAGATCCAGCCGAGACGTTTGTCAACAGGCAAGGCctgctggagctggagctggagacaAGGGTCTCTAGCTTGGGCCTGGCACTCTGCCATGCCATGCCATCAGTGACCCCTCACAGTCATCTCTGCCAGTGCCACGGCTGGAATTACGGACCCGGAGAGGGCCCCGAGGTCGAGTCCCGTCCACTGCTCTCTGCCGGCATCATCCGTGCACTGGAGGGGGTGAACTACATCGCCAACCACCTGCGTGCTGAGGATGCAGACTTCTCG GTCAAAGAAGACTGGAAGTACGTTGCCATGGTGATTGACCGGATCTTTCTCTGGATATTCATCATTGCTTGCCTGTTGGGAACCATTGGACTCTTCCTGCCCCCGTGGCTGGCTGGAATGATCTGA